The following proteins come from a genomic window of Methanobrevibacter ruminantium:
- a CDS encoding AbrB/MazE/SpoVT family DNA-binding domain-containing protein, whose amino-acid sequence MVIETKVYKKNQTTIPAVYRKKYDVQPDDIVEWEENDRGEIVVSFRKKLSFRDMMGSGTVKTKTNAVQLEKELYE is encoded by the coding sequence ATGGTTATTGAAACTAAAGTCTATAAAAAGAATCAAACTACAATTCCCGCAGTATATAGAAAAAAGTATGATGTTCAGCCGGATGATATAGTTGAATGGGAAGAGAATGATCGTGGAGAAATTGTAGTTTCTTTCAGGAAAAAATTATCCTTTAGGGACATGATGGGATCAGGAACTGTAAAGACTAAAACAAATGCAGTTCAATTGGAAAAGGAGTTATATGAATGA
- a CDS encoding type II toxin-antitoxin system VapC family toxin: MSKLLLDTNFIVAAILPNDELHERAVKLEIKENLTVSNECYVSNQIVSEVMNILGQKDSVEVAKNTYNMMKDNFIWINEYEIPDFNDSVLSTYKRLNRRRDKDLKAKHKLGFTDCSIITTAKLFSLDSIVSFDENFLRNDMVDIIY, translated from the coding sequence ATGAGCAAATTATTATTGGATACTAATTTCATTGTGGCTGCCATTCTACCGAATGATGAGTTGCATGAGAGGGCAGTTAAATTGGAAATTAAAGAGAATTTAACTGTTTCAAATGAATGTTATGTTTCCAATCAGATTGTATCAGAAGTAATGAACATATTAGGTCAAAAGGATAGTGTTGAAGTAGCTAAAAATACCTACAATATGATGAAAGATAATTTCATTTGGATCAATGAATATGAAATTCCAGATTTCAATGATTCAGTGCTTAGCACATATAAGCGTCTTAATCGAAGAAGAGATAAGGATTTAAAGGCAAAGCATAAATTGGGATTCACTGACTGCTCAATTATAACTACTGCAAAATTGTTTTCGTTAGATTCCATAGTCAGTTTTGATGAGAATTTTCTAAGAAATGATATGGTGGATATTATTTATTAG
- a CDS encoding DUF5654 family protein, whose translation MVAKTVMKTIITLVTTAFGLVAGLAWNDAIQKLIETLVGTGDALSGLFIYAIIVTILAVVVTIILARMAAKMGIEVDDEVK comes from the coding sequence ATGGTAGCAAAAACTGTTATGAAAACTATTATTACCTTAGTAACCACTGCATTCGGTTTAGTTGCAGGTTTAGCATGGAACGATGCAATCCAAAAGTTAATTGAAACTTTAGTAGGTACTGGAGACGCACTTAGCGGATTATTCATTTATGCTATTATTGTAACTATCTTAGCTGTTGTTGTAACCATCATTCTTGCTAGAATGGCCGCTAAAATGGGTATTGAAGTAGATGATGAAGTTAAATGA
- a CDS encoding zinc ribbon domain-containing protein translates to MAKYCGNCGRELSDNAKFCPNCGWEYIPRYKADHYSNSQAKEEFDGPFDDFDNRSSTNPFESSSKKSSGNDKGNIGNEEKFPFKKVCIALFILLMLFSIITFFAYDSNNSSDYDTSVLEDSADNISLDKYSYNMNPHENWGNEPYNLSIDRNAYLSGEGEAQLIDSNHSYNIESDGFNITEYETYYVNVDDNDWYVLDIFKCEFETPSQRQVYSTDMDNGDPILIYAGKGEYSGYGIIIPSSSDNSTYKNLDFLESIFYYENE, encoded by the coding sequence ATGGCAAAATATTGTGGAAACTGTGGCAGGGAACTTTCTGATAATGCAAAGTTTTGTCCTAATTGCGGTTGGGAATACATTCCAAGATACAAGGCCGATCACTATTCAAACTCACAAGCAAAAGAAGAGTTTGATGGTCCATTTGATGATTTTGATAACAGAAGCTCTACAAATCCTTTTGAAAGCTCTTCCAAAAAGAGTTCTGGAAATGATAAGGGAAACATTGGAAATGAAGAGAAATTTCCTTTTAAAAAGGTATGCATAGCTCTTTTCATTCTATTGATGCTCTTTTCAATAATAACATTTTTTGCCTATGACAGCAATAATTCAAGCGATTATGACACTTCAGTTCTAGAGGACAGTGCAGACAATATCTCTCTTGATAAATACAGCTACAATATGAATCCTCACGAAAATTGGGGCAATGAGCCTTATAACCTGTCAATAGATAGGAATGCTTATCTAAGCGGAGAAGGTGAAGCTCAGCTGATTGACTCAAACCATTCATACAACATTGAATCAGATGGATTCAACATCACAGAATATGAAACCTATTACGTGAATGTGGATGATAATGACTGGTATGTATTGGACATTTTCAAATGCGAATTCGAAACTCCTTCCCAAAGGCAAGTCTATTCAACAGATATGGATAATGGAGATCCAATTCTCATTTATGCTGGAAAAGGAGAATATTCTGGCTATGGAATCATAATTCCAAGTTCAAGTGATAATTCCACTTATAAGAATCTTGACTTCTTGGAGTCTATTTTCTATTATGAGAATGAATAA
- a CDS encoding (5-formylfuran-3-yl)methyl phosphate synthase has protein sequence MLLLISPINHDEAIESIEGGADIVDVKNPKEGSLGANFPWVIKDIRELTPDDMLVSATLGDVPYKPGTVSLAAMGALVSGADYIKVGLYGPSNYEEALEVMENVVKTVKDTDSNAIVVASGYADAHRVGAVSPWDIPKVARDAGADLAMLDTAVKDGHTLFDYLDIDDCKKFTEEAHGYGLKVALAGSVKKDQLKPLYDIGCDVVGVRGAACVGGDRNTGHIDRTAVAELKELVKSFEE, from the coding sequence TTGCTTTTATTAATTAGTCCTATAAATCATGATGAAGCTATTGAATCCATTGAAGGTGGAGCAGACATAGTTGATGTAAAAAATCCTAAAGAAGGTTCCCTTGGTGCAAATTTCCCTTGGGTTATTAAGGATATCAGAGAACTTACTCCTGATGACATGCTTGTAAGTGCAACTTTAGGAGATGTTCCATACAAGCCTGGAACCGTATCTTTAGCTGCTATGGGTGCATTGGTTTCTGGTGCAGATTACATTAAAGTAGGATTATACGGTCCAAGTAACTATGAAGAAGCTTTAGAAGTAATGGAAAACGTAGTTAAAACTGTAAAGGATACAGATTCTAATGCTATTGTTGTTGCTTCCGGTTATGCTGATGCTCATAGAGTTGGAGCTGTAAGTCCATGGGATATTCCTAAAGTGGCAAGAGATGCTGGAGCAGATTTGGCTATGTTAGACACTGCTGTTAAAGATGGGCACACTTTATTTGATTACTTAGATATTGATGATTGTAAAAAATTCACTGAAGAAGCTCATGGCTATGGATTGAAAGTAGCTTTAGCAGGTTCTGTTAAAAAAGACCAATTAAAACCATTATATGACATTGGATGTGATGTAGTTGGTGTTAGAGGAGCTGCTTGTGTAGGTGGAGACAGAAACACCGGACACATTGATAGAACTGCTGTAGCTGAATTAAAAGAGCTCGTTAAATCCTTTGAAGAATAA
- the guaB gene encoding IMP dehydrogenase has protein sequence MQFSDKIYNAKPGYTYDDFLLVPNASWIEAKDVETKVNLTKDIQLNIPIMSAAMDTVTEANLAIALAQEGGVGVIHRNITQEAQVEEVKKVKSAEDITVRDVVTISPESSIETVQDIMENESVSGLPVIENEKIVGIISKRDVRPFLKSDSKKLVKDIMTSEVVTIKENTPSEEALDIAYENKVERLPVVSEDGDLVGILTIKDILNQDQHPNAALDKNGKYLVAAACGPFDLDRAMALDEAGADIISIDCAHAHNMNVVKFAETIKDNIDADLCMGNIATREAAEDLIAHGADGLKVGIGPGSICTTRIVAGIGVPQVTAIAEVADIASEAGVPVIADGGLRYSGDIAKAIGAGADVVMLGNLLAGTLEAPGDIVTMNGRKYKTYRGMGSIGAMTGGSGGGADRYFQEVDKGTHMKHSKLVAEGVEGVVPYKGTVAEVVFQLVGGLKSSMGYCGARDIQNMKEVARFVRITASGIKESHPHELMITNESPNYPNFE, from the coding sequence TTGCAATTTTCAGATAAGATATATAATGCAAAACCTGGTTACACTTATGATGATTTTTTATTAGTTCCTAACGCTTCCTGGATTGAAGCAAAGGATGTAGAAACTAAAGTAAACTTAACTAAAGACATCCAATTAAATATCCCTATTATGAGTGCTGCAATGGACACAGTTACTGAAGCAAATTTAGCTATTGCACTTGCTCAAGAAGGAGGAGTCGGTGTTATTCACCGTAACATCACTCAAGAGGCACAAGTGGAAGAGGTTAAAAAAGTAAAAAGCGCTGAAGACATTACCGTACGTGATGTAGTGACAATCAGTCCTGAATCTTCCATTGAAACTGTCCAAGACATTATGGAAAACGAATCAGTTAGCGGTCTTCCTGTTATTGAAAACGAGAAGATTGTTGGAATCATCTCTAAAAGAGATGTAAGGCCTTTCCTAAAATCTGATTCCAAAAAATTAGTCAAGGACATAATGACCTCTGAAGTTGTTACAATCAAAGAGAACACCCCTTCTGAAGAGGCATTGGATATCGCTTATGAAAACAAGGTTGAAAGATTGCCTGTTGTTAGTGAAGATGGTGATTTGGTAGGTATTCTTACCATTAAGGATATCTTAAATCAAGATCAACACCCTAATGCTGCACTTGATAAGAATGGTAAATACTTAGTTGCAGCAGCTTGTGGTCCTTTCGATTTGGACAGAGCTATGGCATTGGATGAAGCTGGAGCAGACATCATTTCAATCGACTGTGCTCATGCTCATAACATGAATGTAGTTAAATTTGCAGAAACCATCAAGGACAATATCGATGCAGACTTATGTATGGGTAACATTGCAACCCGTGAAGCTGCAGAAGACTTGATTGCTCATGGTGCAGACGGTCTTAAGGTAGGTATTGGTCCTGGTTCCATTTGTACTACCCGTATTGTCGCAGGTATCGGTGTACCACAGGTTACAGCTATTGCAGAAGTGGCAGATATTGCTAGCGAAGCTGGAGTTCCTGTCATTGCTGACGGAGGACTCAGATACTCCGGTGACATTGCAAAAGCTATTGGTGCCGGTGCAGATGTTGTAATGCTTGGTAACTTGCTTGCAGGAACCTTGGAAGCTCCTGGTGACATAGTTACCATGAATGGTAGAAAATACAAAACCTACCGTGGAATGGGTTCCATTGGAGCTATGACTGGTGGATCCGGTGGTGGAGCAGACAGATACTTCCAAGAAGTGGATAAAGGCACCCACATGAAACATTCAAAATTAGTGGCTGAAGGTGTAGAAGGTGTAGTTCCATATAAGGGAACTGTGGCTGAAGTTGTATTCCAATTGGTTGGAGGATTAAAGTCTTCCATGGGTTACTGTGGTGCTCGTGACATCCAAAACATGAAGGAAGTTGCTCGTTTCGTTAGAATCACTGCAAGTGGTATCAAGGAATCACATCCTCATGAATTGATGATCACTAACGAAAGTCCAAATTATCCAAATTTTGAATAA
- a CDS encoding molybdenum cofactor guanylyltransferase produces the protein MNGQKLYSCIVLSGGMSRRMGQDKGSMIIKEKPMILHILERLNYKINDATIVLNDAQRIADYQSLLNQYCDDDIEDNFDYSLNFVEDEIKGKGPISGIMTGLKNIKTDYALVLPCDSPFISEENIDAMFKLLDENLESDIDAIIPFHIKSNKDKFKDNDEFNFDDASEMTVDMKIANSEPLHAIYKKENLNKIDELLKEDNLYVKSFIKGLKNPCFIEVDNRVLFEKDFRNFNRKEDLDDLE, from the coding sequence ATGAATGGTCAAAAATTGTATTCTTGCATAGTTTTATCAGGAGGAATGAGTAGAAGAATGGGTCAGGATAAGGGGTCTATGATTATTAAAGAGAAACCTATGATTTTACACATACTTGAAAGATTAAACTATAAAATAAATGATGCTACAATTGTTTTAAATGATGCTCAAAGGATAGCTGATTATCAGTCATTACTTAATCAGTATTGTGATGATGATATTGAAGATAATTTTGATTATTCATTAAATTTTGTTGAGGATGAGATTAAGGGAAAAGGTCCAATATCAGGAATCATGACTGGGTTGAAGAATATAAAAACAGATTATGCACTTGTTTTGCCTTGTGATTCCCCTTTTATCAGTGAGGAAAATATAGATGCAATGTTTAAGCTATTGGATGAAAACTTGGAATCTGATATTGATGCAATCATTCCATTTCACATAAAATCAAATAAGGACAAGTTCAAGGATAATGATGAATTTAATTTTGATGATGCAAGTGAAATGACCGTTGACATGAAAATAGCAAACTCTGAGCCATTGCATGCAATATATAAAAAAGAGAATTTGAATAAGATTGATGAGCTTTTAAAAGAAGATAACTTATATGTAAAGTCATTCATTAAAGGCTTGAAAAATCCTTGCTTTATAGAAGTTGACAATAGGGTTCTCTTTGAAAAGGACTTTAGAAACTTTAACAGAAAAGAAGATCTTGATGATTTAGAGTAA
- a CDS encoding methyltransferase domain-containing protein: MINDFDLLTTCDISGFLKEEIRSIIIYKSDVNDSDIVLDINCGVGEISSEFSNLAQKVYAIDESPQAITISENNIKKHGNIDNVELMNENDLSAIEKIENFDIAILHAKNDNYNEILDIVHEKINSKGRILILTNFLDIEVNVVNKLDELNYNPQITQVNITKGQLLYKGIKMESQNPMTIIFAKKR, encoded by the coding sequence ATGATTAATGACTTTGATTTATTAACAACATGTGACATATCAGGATTCCTAAAAGAGGAAATCAGATCAATCATAATCTATAAATCTGATGTAAATGATTCAGATATTGTTTTAGACATCAATTGCGGTGTTGGAGAGATCTCATCAGAATTTTCCAATCTTGCTCAAAAGGTATATGCAATAGATGAAAGTCCACAAGCCATCACAATAAGTGAAAATAATATTAAAAAGCATGGAAATATCGATAATGTTGAATTGATGAATGAGAATGACTTATCTGCAATTGAAAAAATAGAAAATTTTGATATTGCTATACTACATGCCAAGAATGACAATTACAATGAAATCTTAGATATTGTCCATGAAAAAATTAATTCTAAAGGCAGAATACTTATTTTAACCAATTTCCTTGACATTGAAGTGAATGTAGTCAATAAATTGGATGAATTGAATTACAATCCACAAATCACCCAAGTAAACATTACAAAAGGGCAATTATTGTATAAGGGAATAAAAATGGAAAGTCAAAATCCAATGACTATCATTTTTGCTAAAAAAAGATGA
- a CDS encoding UbiX family flavin prenyltransferase — MIVIAITGASGVIYGVEMLKALKELNVETGLLISDSAKIVMKYELNDCNLEEIESLADHYFEANEIDSSINSGSFKFDSMVIIPCSMKTVSAIANGYASNSISRVADVALKERRNLVLVPRETPLRDVHLENMLRISKEGGIILPAMPAFYHEPKDIKDMTDFIVGKVLDVLRIDNEMFKRWEKP, encoded by the coding sequence ATGATAGTAATAGCTATTACAGGTGCAAGTGGAGTAATCTACGGAGTTGAAATGCTAAAGGCACTGAAAGAACTTAATGTAGAAACAGGATTATTAATCAGCGATTCAGCTAAAATAGTGATGAAATATGAATTGAACGATTGCAATTTAGAAGAGATTGAATCATTGGCAGACCACTATTTCGAAGCGAATGAGATCGATTCATCCATCAACAGCGGTTCATTTAAATTCGATTCCATGGTTATCATCCCTTGTTCCATGAAAACCGTATCTGCAATAGCTAATGGCTATGCATCCAACTCAATTAGCCGTGTAGCGGATGTTGCATTGAAAGAGAGAAGAAACCTTGTTTTAGTGCCAAGAGAAACCCCATTAAGGGATGTTCATCTTGAAAATATGCTTAGAATCTCTAAAGAGGGAGGAATTATCCTACCTGCAATGCCTGCATTCTACCATGAACCTAAAGACATCAAGGACATGACTGACTTTATTGTAGGAAAAGTATTGGATGTTTTAAGAATAGACAATGAAATGTTTAAAAGATGGGAAAAACCATAA
- a CDS encoding HD domain-containing protein: MMSRQKFIRDSIHGNLPLTEFEVEVLDYPQVQRLRRVKQLGFISLIYPGANHSRFEHCIGTMHLASKLAEQLELDEHDKELVRMAGLLHDAGHGPFSHVSEAVFDVPHEELTGFIVTKTSLADKLSEKFNTQEIVDIINGKGRLGPIISGELDMDRMDYLIRDSHYTGVAYGVIDTERIISNLKLKRELILDIKGVQAAEAALTARYLMYPSVYQHHTTRIINAMFRRCLRHMISQDIVNPNEMYKYDDSDMISMCRSSEGFSRDIMERIDNRQLLKVARSEPVNGFENPEQIFKIEKEKLAKAEEEISEDFGLDRNYVILNISEYPSFDEMKTWVSFGENLYHLNEISSIVGALSSARFNSADIALYVPKEDMGKINRLKLDNYIDLPERVNKFDTIHFEQSTLF; this comes from the coding sequence ATTATGTCACGCCAAAAATTCATCAGAGACAGTATCCATGGAAACTTGCCGCTAACTGAATTTGAAGTGGAAGTATTGGACTACCCACAAGTTCAAAGATTAAGAAGGGTAAAGCAATTAGGATTCATTTCATTGATCTATCCTGGAGCTAACCACTCTCGTTTTGAGCATTGCATTGGAACAATGCATCTTGCATCAAAGCTTGCTGAACAATTGGAATTGGATGAACATGACAAGGAATTGGTTAGAATGGCTGGTTTATTGCACGATGCAGGACATGGCCCATTCTCACATGTTTCAGAAGCTGTTTTTGATGTTCCTCATGAAGAGTTAACCGGTTTTATAGTGACAAAAACCAGCTTGGCAGACAAGCTATCAGAAAAATTCAACACACAAGAAATTGTCGATATCATTAACGGTAAAGGCAGATTAGGCCCTATCATCTCTGGAGAATTGGATATGGACCGTATGGATTACCTCATTAGGGACTCACATTACACTGGGGTGGCTTATGGAGTAATCGATACTGAACGTATCATAAGCAACTTAAAGCTAAAGAGAGAATTGATATTGGACATCAAAGGTGTTCAAGCTGCAGAAGCAGCACTTACAGCCCGTTATCTAATGTATCCAAGTGTTTATCAGCACCACACTACAAGAATCATCAATGCAATGTTTAGAAGATGCCTAAGGCATATGATCAGTCAAGACATTGTAAATCCTAATGAGATGTACAAATACGATGATTCAGACATGATAAGCATGTGCAGAAGCTCTGAAGGATTTTCAAGAGACATAATGGAACGCATTGACAACAGACAGTTATTGAAGGTAGCCAGATCAGAACCTGTAAATGGATTTGAAAACCCTGAGCAAATATTTAAGATTGAAAAGGAAAAACTGGCTAAGGCAGAAGAGGAAATCAGTGAAGACTTCGGTTTAGACAGAAATTACGTTATCTTAAACATATCTGAATATCCAAGTTTTGATGAGATGAAAACATGGGTGTCCTTTGGAGAAAACCTATACCATCTTAACGAGATTTCAAGCATAGTGGGTGCTTTAAGCAGTGCAAGGTTCAATTCAGCAGATATTGCACTTTATGTTCCTAAGGAAGATATGGGAAAAATAAATAGGTTAAAGCTAGACAATTACATTGATTTGCCAGAAAGAGTGAATAAATTTGATACAATTCATTTTGAACAGTCTACATTGTTTTAA
- a CDS encoding TOBE domain-containing protein: MEISARNGLTGKVEDVKLGEVMASIKIEITEPGVITAVITRESAEELDLKEGDEVKAIIKSTEVMVAK; this comes from the coding sequence ATGGAAATTAGTGCAAGAAACGGATTAACCGGAAAAGTCGAAGATGTAAAATTAGGTGAAGTCATGGCAAGTATTAAAATTGAAATAACCGAACCTGGTGTCATCACTGCAGTTATTACCAGAGAATCTGCAGAAGAATTAGACTTAAAAGAAGGAGACGAAGTAAAAGCTATTATCAAATCTACTGAAGTAATGGTAGCTAAATAA
- a CDS encoding TOBE domain-containing protein produces MEISARNGIKGTVESLKLGAVMASIKIKVEDPALLTAAITRESAEELELAIGNEVKAIIKSTEVMVAK; encoded by the coding sequence ATGGAAATTAGTGCAAGAAACGGTATTAAAGGAACTGTTGAAAGTTTAAAATTAGGTGCTGTAATGGCAAGCATTAAAATTAAAGTAGAAGATCCAGCTTTACTCACTGCAGCAATTACCAGAGAATCTGCAGAAGAATTAGAATTAGCTATTGGTAATGAAGTAAAAGCTATTATTAAATCTACCGAAGTAATGGTAGCTAAATAG
- a CDS encoding molybdenum cofactor biosynthesis protein MoaE — MVIKIVEKDEEYFTIGDLIEDIKKSQRVDEAGAIYSFEGIVRGTEENKTVDKLTLTLPDKEKGLADIESIVETAKVKHGVFEISVIHYIGEFYTGDQLFLVVVLGPHRGETLEALTEVIERVKHEIDFKKEELSNQGTKVIMAGG, encoded by the coding sequence ATGGTAATAAAAATTGTAGAGAAAGACGAAGAATACTTCACTATTGGAGACTTAATTGAAGACATTAAAAAATCACAAAGAGTTGATGAAGCTGGAGCAATTTACAGTTTTGAAGGAATCGTAAGAGGAACAGAAGAAAACAAGACTGTAGATAAACTTACATTAACTCTCCCAGATAAGGAAAAGGGATTAGCAGATATCGAATCCATTGTAGAAACAGCTAAAGTGAAACATGGAGTATTTGAAATAAGCGTTATCCATTATATTGGAGAGTTCTACACAGGAGATCAATTATTCCTTGTAGTTGTTCTCGGACCTCATAGAGGCGAAACCTTAGAAGCTCTCACAGAAGTTATTGAAAGAGTTAAACATGAAATTGACTTTAAAAAAGAAGAGCTTTCCAATCAAGGAACTAAAGTTATAATGGCAGGAGGATAA
- a CDS encoding nicotinamide-nucleotide adenylyltransferase: MKNVTRGLLIGRMQPVHNGHIQIIEKTLNFVDEVVIGIGSAQLSHELKDPFTAGERIMMMTQALDDADIDPKRYYIIPIEDINRNALWVAQVKMLTPPFSNVYSGNALVKRLFKEDGYDVYQPELFDREVLSGTEIRDRILNDGDWRSLVPKATADVIDEIDGVCRIKELSKKELSEK, translated from the coding sequence ATGAAGAACGTAACACGTGGCTTATTAATTGGAAGAATGCAACCTGTTCATAATGGCCATATCCAAATTATAGAAAAGACATTGAATTTTGTTGATGAAGTTGTAATTGGTATTGGAAGCGCTCAGTTAAGCCATGAGCTAAAGGACCCATTTACTGCAGGTGAAAGGATCATGATGATGACCCAAGCATTGGATGATGCAGATATCGACCCTAAAAGGTATTACATCATACCTATTGAAGACATCAATAGAAATGCATTGTGGGTTGCTCAAGTCAAGATGCTGACTCCTCCTTTCAGTAATGTATATAGCGGAAATGCTCTTGTAAAAAGATTGTTCAAGGAAGATGGATACGATGTCTATCAGCCAGAGCTATTTGATAGGGAAGTCTTGTCTGGAACTGAAATAAGAGATAGAATTTTAAATGATGGAGATTGGAGATCTCTTGTTCCTAAAGCTACAGCAGATGTCATTGACGAGATAGATGGAGTATGCAGGATCAAAGAATTGAGCAAAAAGGAATTAAGTGAAAAATGA
- the cofH gene encoding 5-amino-6-(D-ribitylamino)uracil--L-tyrosine 4-hydroxyphenyl transferase CofH: MYDRINVASKTKKILDSAFDEPISVEDGNYLMNLKGSEIYPLLATADAVREEIVGDKVTFINNCNINFTNICHVRCGFCAFGKDPDDPEAYLLDDEGILNKAEGSYRDGAREFTLMGGVLEDATIEYYEHLLKLLKSHYPKVEIHGFSPTMIRDAALNSEIPVDEAFKILKKAGLDTLPGTAAEILADRSREIICPKKVSTQEWIDVVKIAQKVGITGSATMMYGHVETIEERVEHLDILRQIQLDTGGFNEFIPMTFMHEYSPIFLEGQRDLGATGTQDLKLYAVARLMFRDIIPNIQVSWVKMGFRFAQVSLLAGANDLGGTLGGDELSAASGAPDGVNASIRDLTKLVNDLGRVPIERNSTYTEFYPIEF; encoded by the coding sequence ATGTACGATAGAATTAATGTGGCATCCAAAACTAAGAAGATTTTAGATAGCGCTTTTGATGAGCCTATCTCAGTTGAAGATGGGAATTACTTAATGAACCTAAAGGGTTCAGAAATTTATCCGCTTTTGGCTACTGCAGATGCGGTACGTGAAGAGATTGTTGGTGATAAGGTCACTTTCATCAATAACTGCAACATCAACTTCACAAACATCTGTCATGTACGTTGTGGATTTTGTGCTTTCGGTAAGGATCCGGATGATCCTGAAGCTTATTTATTAGATGATGAAGGCATATTGAATAAGGCTGAAGGCAGTTACCGTGATGGGGCACGCGAATTCACATTGATGGGCGGAGTCCTTGAAGATGCAACAATAGAATATTATGAGCATCTTTTGAAATTGCTCAAGTCACATTACCCTAAAGTGGAAATCCATGGATTTTCACCAACCATGATTAGAGATGCTGCACTAAACAGTGAAATACCTGTAGATGAAGCGTTTAAAATATTGAAAAAGGCAGGTTTAGACACTTTACCTGGAACTGCTGCTGAGATATTGGCAGATCGTTCAAGAGAAATAATATGCCCTAAAAAGGTATCAACTCAAGAATGGATTGATGTAGTGAAGATAGCTCAGAAAGTTGGAATAACCGGTTCTGCTACCATGATGTATGGTCATGTGGAAACCATTGAAGAGAGAGTTGAACACTTAGATATTCTTAGACAAATCCAACTTGATACTGGAGGATTCAATGAATTCATTCCAATGACATTCATGCATGAATACTCCCCGATTTTCCTTGAAGGACAAAGGGATTTGGGAGCTACAGGTACTCAAGATTTAAAGCTTTATGCTGTTGCTAGATTAATGTTTAGAGACATCATTCCTAATATTCAAGTCTCTTGGGTAAAAATGGGCTTTAGATTTGCTCAAGTTTCACTTTTAGCAGGTGCTAATGACTTAGGGGGCACTTTGGGTGGAGATGAATTGTCTGCAGCTTCTGGAGCTCCAGATGGTGTTAATGCAAGCATTAGAGACCTAACTAAATTAGTCAATGACTTGGGAAGAGTTCCAATAGAAAGAAACTCCACTTATACTGAATTCTATCCAATTGAATTCTAA
- a CDS encoding DUF447 domain-containing protein gives MSFSLESIGIKAGGKYETIYTTMNKAGEMDAAPIGLKCVDDYAVLGRIFEGSKTLENIKETGIFVVNITSDPSVFARSLYGNLEPKEFVKDDDIVYMKNADAYFIALVKSIEDKEIGKDHVNDGAKFSIVNAESIKIIINKPGTKALNRGIFAFLESLVDYSRIDIIDDEKKDEYIKKFKENERLIDVVAEDEVKEAMKDLKERIIEKGVEL, from the coding sequence ATGTCATTTAGTTTAGAAAGCATTGGAATCAAGGCTGGAGGAAAATATGAAACAATCTACACCACCATGAACAAGGCAGGTGAAATGGATGCAGCTCCAATAGGACTCAAATGTGTAGATGACTATGCAGTTCTTGGGAGAATATTTGAAGGAAGCAAAACATTGGAAAACATTAAGGAAACCGGAATTTTTGTTGTAAACATTACAAGTGATCCAAGTGTATTTGCACGTTCATTATATGGCAATCTAGAGCCTAAAGAGTTTGTTAAGGATGATGACATAGTATATATGAAAAATGCTGACGCTTACTTCATTGCACTTGTAAAATCAATTGAAGATAAGGAAATAGGAAAGGACCATGTGAATGATGGAGCTAAATTCAGCATCGTCAATGCAGAATCCATAAAGATCATAATCAATAAGCCTGGAACAAAAGCTCTAAACAGAGGAATATTCGCATTTTTGGAATCTCTTGTAGACTATTCAAGAATTGATATAATCGATGATGAGAAAAAGGATGAATATATCAAGAAATTCAAGGAAAACGAGAGACTAATTGATGTAGTTGCAGAGGATGAAGTTAAAGAGGCAATGAAAGACTTGAAGGAAAGGATAATTGAAAAAGGAGTTGAGTTATAA